One window of the Carassius auratus strain Wakin unplaced genomic scaffold, ASM336829v1 scaf_tig00024766, whole genome shotgun sequence genome contains the following:
- the LOC113078234 gene encoding rho guanine nucleotide exchange factor 39-like, giving the protein MSFAPSPFTPMGIHSIQEQRDRWERKRSRTARELVQSEKSYCHQLDLIVTYFVEILKAKGTLRQDIRESIFSSIKSIHLINQTLLTHLELGRFGVGFEEFCAHLQLYNTYVDNIQTAKKVLLVQVKKSKAFRRFKKLQESRPEFSQQKLEDLLTLPLQRIQQYKHFLRDLTENTGPDNPEFQQLSKAVKAVSEVAQRIQDNARSHENHLQLRRVQKQLKGRKTRILTPGRWYIREGWLKTVPPKGTEAKPKMFYLFSDILLQAKPCSPIHPTNGDKFACQRIYPLKECTVDKVFGHTKSQGGLISLTFARAKLLLMSDDQVDINDWYRSLCLAIG; this is encoded by the exons ATGAGTTTTGCTCCGAGTCCGTTCACCCCCATGGGCATTCACAGCATTCAAGAGCAGCGGGACCGCTGGGAGAGGAAGAGGAGCCGCACAGCCCGTGAGCTAGTCCAGAGTGAAAAAAGCTACTGCCACCAGCTGGATCTAATCGTCACG TACTTTGTGGAGATCTTGAAGGCCAAAGGAACCCTCAGGCAGGACATTAGAGAAAGCATCTTCAGTTCAATTAAATCCATTCATTTAATAAACCA GACCCTACTCACTCATCTAGAGCTGGGGAGGTTTGGTGTCGGGTTTGAGGAGTTCTGCGCTCATCTGCAGCTGTATAACACTTACGTTGACAACATTCAGACGGCTAAAAAAGTCCTCTTG GTTCAGGTGAAGAAAAGCAAAGCCTTCAGACGGTTTAAAAAGCTCCAGGAGTCGAGGCCTGAGTTCAGTCAGCAGAAACTTGAGGACTTGCTAACGCTTCCACTTCAGCGTATCCAGCA GTACAAGCATTTCTTGAGGGACTTGACAGAGAACACCGGTCCAGACAACCCAGAGTTTCAGCAGCTTTCAA AGGCAGTGAAAGCCGTCTCAGAGGTGGCCCAGCGGATCCAGGACAACGCTCGCAGCCATGAGAACCACCTTCAGCTGCGCAGAGTACAGAAACAGCTGAAGGGCCGAAAGACCAGAATCCTGACTCCAG GGAGGTGGTATATTCGGGAAGGCTGGCTGAAGACAGTGCCCCCTAAAGGCACGGAGGCAAAACCTAAGATGTTTTACCTGTTCTCTGACATCCTGCTCCAGGCCAAACCGTGCAGTCCCATACATCCTACCAATGGGGATAAGTTTGCCTGCCAGCGAATCTACCCATTAAAAGAGTGCACAGTGGACAAAGTCTTCGGCCACACCAAAAGCCAGGGAGGCCTTATTAGT TTGACCTTCGCCAGGGCCAAACTACTTCTAATGTCAGATGATCAGGTGGACATTAATGATTGGTACCGTAGCCTCTGCTTGGCAATCGGGTGA